One Epinephelus fuscoguttatus linkage group LG10, E.fuscoguttatus.final_Chr_v1 genomic window carries:
- the zbtb37 gene encoding zinc finger and BTB domain-containing protein 37, whose protein sequence is MERSGSIQLDIPDFSNSVLSHLNQLRVQGRLCDIVVNVQGQSFRAHKVVLAASSPYFRDHMSLGQMSTVSLTVIRNPSVFEQLLSFCYTGRLCLQLADIISYLTAASFLQMQHIIDRCTQILEGIHLKISLADLDEEPREEEAARSSRSSRTLEAVVRAGGHHTGLRLISARAGVEACEAVSPAEEPLSPLPTVEHSGLEGPGAASGRAGREPILRINRAGQWYVETSSEPERTGSAEEGSGMDRVRIKTERMEEWIGAGEHQEEGGPVEEETTVMIDTSGRSTLVTGPVGGLGTRSAQPSSSFSETDRFSPTGSVVVLAERQRAKSESPSRADELRQPSSQGEEHAAFDMGGYEDYLREQVGDRWFRYNPRLTCIYCCKSFNQKGSLDRHMRLHMGITPFVCRICGKKYTRKDQLEYHIRKHTGNKPFHCHVCGKSFPFQAILNQHFRKNHPGCAPQEAHSASPETTTASVTSRGGPSDEASPSQEEPEGGGSGGGGQYSEGPQASVSTTGPD, encoded by the exons ATGGAGCGCTCCGGCAGCATCCAGCTGGACATCCCGGACTTCAGTAACTCCGTTCTATCCCACCTGAACCAGCTGCGTGTTCAGGGCCGCCTCTGCGACATCGTGGTCAACGTACAGGGTCAGAGCTTCCGGGCTCACAAGGTGGTCCTCGCCGCCAGCTCGCCGTACTTCCGAGATCACATGTCTCTGGGCCAGATGAGCACCGTGTCGCTGACGGTGATACGCAACCCGTCAGTGTTCGAGCAGCTGCTGTCCTTCTGCTACACGGGCCGCCTCTGCCTGCAGCTCGCCGACATCATCAGCTACCTGACGGCCGCCAGCTTCCTGCAGATGCAGCACATCATCGACCGATGCACGCAGATCCTGGAGGGCATCCACCTGAAGATCAGCCTGGCCGACTTGGACGAGGAGCccagggaggaggaggcggcgCGCAGCTCCAGGAGCAGCAGGACCCTGGAGGCCGTGGTGCGAGCCGGTGGTCATCACACCGGCCTGCGGCTGATCAGTGCACGGGCAGGTGTGGAGGCGTGCGAGGCAGTCAGCCCGGCCGAGGAGCCGCTCAGCCCGCTGCCGACAGTGGAGCACAGCGGGCTGGAGGGGCCCGGGGCTGCCTCCGGCAGAGCGGGCAGAGAACCCATCCTTCGCATCAACCGGGCCGGTCAGTGGTACGTGGAGACGAGCAGTGAGCCGGAGCGCACCGGCAGTGCCGAAGAGGGCAGCGGCATGGACCGGGTGAGGATCAAGACGGAGAGGATGGAGGAGTGGATCGGAGCGGGGGAGCACCAGGAGGAGGGGGGGCCGGTGGAGGAGGAGACCACCGTGATGATCGACACGTCGGGACGCAGCACGCTGGTGACGGGGCCGGTGGGAGGGCTGGGGACCCGCAGCGCCCAGCCATCCTCCAGCTTCAgcgagacagacag GTTCAGTCCCACCGGCAGCGTGGTTGTCCTGGCGGAGCGTCAGAGAGCGAAGAGCGAGTCTCCCAGCAGGGCGGACGAGCTGCGACAGCCGAGCTCACAG ggGGAGGAGCATGCAGCGTTTGATATGGGCGGCTACGAGGACTACCTGAGGGAGCAGGTAGGCGACCGCTGGTTCCGCTACAACCCCCGCCTCACCTGTATCTACTGCTGCAAGTCCTTTAACCAGAAAGGCAGCCTGGACCGCCACATGCGCCTACATATGGGGATCACGCCGTTCGTCTGCCGCATCTGCGGGAAGAAGTATACCCGCAAGGACCAGCTGGAGTACCACATCCGCAAGCACACCGGCAACAAGCCCTTCCACTGCCACGTCTGCGGCAAGAGCTTCCCCTTCCAGGCCATCCTCAACCAGCACTTCCGCAAGAACCACCCGGGCTGCGCCCCCCAGGAGGCCCACAGCGCCTCCCCCGAGACCACCACCGCCTCCGTCACGTCCAGGGGAGGGCCAAGCGACGAGGCCTCCCCCAGCCAGGAGGAGCCCGAGGGTGGGGGCAGCGGTGGTGGAGGCCAGTACAGTGAGGGTCCTCAGGCCTCGGTCTCCACCACAGGGCCTGACTGA
- the s1pr1 gene encoding sphingosine 1-phosphate receptor 1 encodes MAEPSYSDLIAKHYNYTGKFRKTQQDSGLKADSVVFIIVCCFIILENILVLATIWRTKKFHKPMYYFIGNLALSDLLAGVVYTANILLSGANTYKLTPTQWFFREGSMFVALAASVFSLLAIAIERHLTMLKMKLHNNGNTCRVFLLISTVWMIAAVLGGLPVMGWNCIQSMTQCSTVLPLYHKTYILFCTTVFSIILMAIVVLYARIYALVRTRSRKLVFRKVSNGRGNAGTNIKSSEKSMALLKTVIIVLSCFIACWAPLFILLLLDAACETLSCPILYKAEWFLALAVLNSAMNPLIYTLTSNEMRRAFLKTLLCCTACVRPNAKFTGPIMGAEFSRSKSDNSSHPNKEEAEYSPRETTVASSGNVTSSS; translated from the coding sequence ATGGCTGAGCCCAGCTACTCTGACCTGATCGCCAAACACTACAACTACACCGGCAAGTTCCGCAAGACACAGCAGGACTCGGGCCTGAAGGCCGACTCGGTGGTCTTCATCATCGTGTGCTGCTTCATCATCCTGGAGAACATCCTGGTCCTTGCCACCATCTGGAGGACCAAGAAGTTCCACAAGCCCATGTACTACTTCATCGGGAACCTGGCGCTCTCCGACCTGCTGGCTGGCGTTGTCTACACCGCCAATATCCTGCTGTCGGGCGCCAACACCTACAAGCTGACGCCCACGCAGTGGTTCTTCAGGGAGGGCAGCATGTTCGTGGCGCTAGCAGCGTCTGTCTTCAGCCTGCTCGCCATCGCCATCGAGCGCCACCTGACCATGCTGAAGATGAAGCTCCACAACAACGGCAACACCTGCCGCGTCTTCCTGCTCATCAGCACGGTGTGGATGATCGCAGCGGTGCTGGGCGGCCTGCCGGTGATGGGCTGGAACTGCATCCAGAGCATGACGCAGTGCTCTACCGTGCTGCCGCTCTACCACAAGACCTACATCCTGTTCTGCACCACCGTCTTCAGCATCATCCTCATGGCCATCGTGGTGCTCTATGCTCGCATCTACGCGCTGGTGCGCACTCGCAGCCGCAAACTCGTCTTCCGCAAGGTGTCCAACGGCCGCGGCAACGCCGGCACCAACATCAAGAGCTCGGAGAAGTCGATGGCGTTACTGAAGACCGTCATCATCGTCCTGAGCTGCTTCATCGCCTGCTGGGCACCGCTCTTCATCCTCCTGCTACTGGACGCGGCCTGTGAGACGCTGAGCTGCCCGATCCTCTACAAGGCCGAGTGGTTCCTGGCGCTCGCCGTCCTCAATTCCGCCATGAACCCGCTCATCTACACGCTAACCAGCAACGAGATGCGCCGTGCCTTCCTCAAGACGCTGCTGTGCTGCACCGCCTGCGTCCGGCCGAATGCCAAGTTCACAGGTCCAATCATGGGGGCAGAGTTCAGCCGCAGCAAGTCGGATAACTCCTCCCACCCCAACAAGGAGGAGGCGGAGTACTCGCCGAGGGAGACAACGGTGGCGTCCTCAGGGAACGTCACCTCGTCATCCTAA